TTCAGCGATGTTTTGTGTAATGATGGAAAATTAATAACTCTCAATAGTACTAGATCAGCATTTATATGTGCTAAAGTTTGTGCTTTAGCTTTAACCTGTGTCTCGTTTTTCTTCAACCAAAATGGAACCTGTCAACTGCATAATATAAAGGTATCCGACACTGTGGATTGTATTAAGCATTCGGGTACATATTATTATGTACGAAAAGGTTAGTTTCTATGCATTTTTTGCTCAAACTTTCTTATTTTTCGACACATGAATCTATTtgattgaattttatttaaaaaataaatattattacattttttgttttaagaaaagtTTCACAAAAGTAATATCAATTTAAACTAAGACAAGCtgtttgtttgaattcatcaccatttgttaaaatttataaaaaaaaaaacaccagtaGGATTGGATTTTTTTGTAACAATATATAAGGTACCTCAAAAGTTGGCTAAGGTTATAAGATGTAATAAGTTGCTTACGTTTAAGTATTACATTATATATTTGAGAGTGGCAAGGTGACGTGAAAATCAGTTCACTACTGTGAAGTCGGTATGGCAGAAATTGTGTCCATTTatacaaataacaacagactcATGATAAGCGGCGAAGAAACAAATGAAATGTCTTGAGTAAGACCTGGTCGGGTATCGAAAAACAAAGTGTTCTTGATGCAAGCATGACAACATGAGACCATAGACGCGCTAAAGAGATGAAATGTATATACTCACATTTCTTTCGTGTTTTTAATATGAAGATTTTGTATGACTATATATACATCTATCCAACAGAGGATTCaagcaaacaaatataaaaaaaaagatgtggtatgattgccaatgagacaactctccacaagagaccaaaatgacgcatgaattaacaactagaggttaccgtacggccttcaacaatgaacaaagcccataccgcatagtcagctataaaaagccccgaaatgaaaatgtaaaacaattcaaacgagaaaactaacagccttttatatgtacaacaaatgaacgaaaaacaaatatgtaacacataaacaaacgacaacctctgaattacaggctcctgactctgAACAGGtaaatacatacataatgtggcgggtttaacatgttatcgggatcccaaccctcccctaacctgtgacagtggtataacagtacaacataagaacaactataaagatcagttgaaaaaggcttaactcatcagatgaacaaaaatacaaaaagaccATCGTActgccatcaacaatgagcaaacctattatgtatagtaagctataaaatgcACCCGATATGTGTACAAAACAATAACCGAAAAAACAATTATGATGGTGGGGCTCGTGTTTTTTAGTCTTTCGTTTTGTTTAATATTATGTGTTTGTTTGTCTTGTCTTTCTAAGCCATAGCGTTGTCATGTTTTgttttcgatctttgagtttgaatgtccctcgggtatctttcgcccctcttttatgacAAATAGCAAACatcgataaccactgaattacaggtttctgactttggacaggcacatttagaatatggcagggttaaacatgtttataagcgTTTGCTATCTTTAACTGGAACCGTGTGTAACAACACAGTATAACAATAAACTTAAAAGTCGGTCgttataatatttattatgttatatgttgtaatatatatataaagctttcGGAACAAACTTTTAGATAAAGTAACTTTTTTCACTATTAGGTTTTATACCTGAAACGACAACTACTGCAAAGATAACAACAGCCTCTGCGGATCGTATACCTGACGCGACAACGACTTTAAAGATAACAACAGCTTCTGTAGATTTAATACCTGAAACGACAACGACCCCAGAGTTAACAACAACTTCTGTGGATCTTATACCTGAAATGACATCGACTTCAAAGATAACAACTTCTGTTGATTTCATACCAGAAACGACAACAACTTCAAAGATAACAACCGATTCTGTGGATTTCATACCTGAAACGACAACTTCAAAGATAACAACAGATTCTGTGGAGCTTATACCTGAAACGACATCGACTTCAAAGATAACAATAACTTCTGTTGATTTCATACCAGAAACGACAACAACTTCAAATATAAAAACAGATTCTGTGGATTTCATACCTGAAACGACAACTTCAAAGATAACAGATTCAGTGGATTCCATACCTGAAACGACAACAACTTCTATAGATTTTTTATCAACCGAAACATCGATTCCGACGTCCCAGTCAACAAGTAGACAAGTATCATGTGACCTAGACTGGATATTGGTGGGTGCCAGCTGTTATCGAATTACGCCTCCAGATACTATTACTAAGCAGCAATGGAAAAATGCGTCGGTAAGGTGcaaatttaattgatttatcaTAATTGTTGTTTTGAGCTAAGAGGCAAATATTTAAGAAGCGTGGAGCGACCAAAAGAGAACAAAACCAAAACACTTGGTCTACCGATAATAGTCTTATTAAAACTCG
This sequence is a window from Mytilus edulis chromosome 1, xbMytEdul2.2, whole genome shotgun sequence. Protein-coding genes within it:
- the LOC139498377 gene encoding uncharacterized protein — encoded protein: MLFRDVSTDLKMRHYISFFTIFSFWGITGGNLILVDIYKKEHVFSDVLCNDGKLITLNSTRSAFICAKVCALALTCVSFFFNQNGTCQLHNIKVSDTVDCIKHSGTYYYVRKGFIPETTTTAKITTASADRIPDATTTLKITTASVDLIPETTTTPELTTTSVDLIPEMTSTSKITTSVDFIPETTTTSKITTDSVDFIPETTTSKITTDSVELIPETTSTSKITITSVDFIPETTTTSNIKTDSVDFIPETTTSKITDSVDSIPETTTTSIDFLSTETSIPTSQSTSRQVSCDLDWILVGASCYRITPPDTITKQQWKNASEICKDNGGYLATLETAEENQLVKDYVGTLGKKDYFIGGSDLQTEGTFLWEHSGVIVNLHGSGLFYDWMSLNQPDNGNGNQHCMILAGRYGHMWNDVQCTVARAFICEKDAA